In Flavimarina sp. Hel_I_48, the following are encoded in one genomic region:
- a CDS encoding UDP-glucose 6-dehydrogenase yields MEVRTICCIGAGYVGGPTMSVIAQKCPHIKVTVVDINARRIAAWNDENLDNLPVYEPGLADVVKEARGRNLFFSTEVDKAIDEAEMIFISVNTPTKTYGIGKGMAADLKHIELCARQIATVARTNKIIVEKSTLPVRTAEALRSILDNTGNGVEYDILSNPEFLAEGTAIEDLFNADRVLIGGDDTPRGKRAKQALVNIYANWLPKDRILTTNVWSSELSKLTANAYLAQRVSSINALSELCEVTGADVTEVARAIGSDSRIGSKFLKASVGFGGSCFQKDILNLVYIAKSYGLNAVADYWEQVIIMNDHQKKRFAQRIVRTLFNTVSGKKIAIMGWAFKKDTNDTRESAAIYVTDYLLSELAEVTIYDPKVKKEKILADLDYLNTRSEEENRALVNVVNDPYEACEDAHAVAILTEWDEFKTYEWERVFKNMLKPAFLFDGRAILDTEKLEEVGFKTYTIGKGE; encoded by the coding sequence ATGGAAGTACGCACTATTTGCTGTATTGGCGCAGGATATGTAGGAGGGCCTACGATGTCAGTTATAGCGCAGAAATGTCCGCATATTAAAGTAACTGTTGTTGATATAAATGCCAGGCGTATTGCTGCCTGGAATGATGAGAACCTTGATAATTTACCCGTTTATGAGCCAGGACTTGCTGATGTTGTGAAAGAAGCACGTGGTCGTAATCTATTTTTTTCTACGGAAGTGGATAAGGCAATTGATGAAGCGGAAATGATCTTCATTTCTGTAAATACGCCTACCAAAACTTATGGAATAGGAAAAGGTATGGCGGCAGACCTTAAGCACATTGAACTTTGTGCGAGGCAGATCGCCACCGTTGCCAGGACCAATAAAATTATAGTAGAAAAGTCAACCCTACCTGTGCGTACCGCTGAAGCGCTGCGTAGTATTCTTGATAATACAGGAAATGGGGTTGAATACGATATACTTTCAAACCCGGAGTTTCTTGCCGAAGGTACTGCGATAGAAGATTTGTTCAATGCAGATCGGGTGCTTATAGGAGGTGATGATACACCCAGGGGCAAACGCGCAAAGCAGGCGTTGGTCAATATTTATGCTAACTGGCTTCCAAAAGATAGAATATTAACGACTAACGTATGGTCTTCAGAGCTGTCCAAATTAACTGCAAATGCTTATTTAGCACAGCGGGTATCTTCTATCAATGCCCTTTCAGAACTTTGTGAAGTTACTGGTGCAGATGTAACAGAAGTAGCCCGTGCCATAGGATCTGATTCCCGTATTGGATCTAAGTTTTTAAAGGCTTCAGTAGGTTTTGGAGGTTCCTGTTTTCAAAAAGATATTCTCAATCTTGTATATATCGCAAAATCCTACGGCCTCAACGCGGTAGCTGATTATTGGGAACAGGTGATCATTATGAACGATCACCAGAAAAAACGTTTTGCACAGCGTATCGTACGCACCCTTTTTAATACAGTTTCAGGTAAAAAGATTGCTATCATGGGTTGGGCTTTTAAAAAGGACACCAATGATACACGCGAATCTGCCGCGATATATGTGACAGATTATTTATTGAGCGAACTGGCAGAAGTCACAATTTATGACCCCAAAGTCAAAAAGGAAAAAATCCTGGCAGATTTGGATTATTTGAACACCAGGAGTGAAGAAGAAAACAGGGCGCTGGTCAATGTAGTAAACGATCCTTATGAAGCCTGTGAAGATGCACATGCGGTGGCTATTTTAACAGAGTGGGACGAATTCAAAACCTATGAGTGGGAACGTGTATTCAAAAATATGCTCAAACCTGCTTTCCTTTTTGATGGTAGGGCAATTCTGGATACAGAAAAGTTGGAAGAGGTTGGTTTTAAGACCTATACTATTGGCAAGGGGGAGTAA
- the rfbD gene encoding dTDP-4-dehydrorhamnose reductase gives MLKDQEKKIIVTGGGGQLAQCIAKQASAVTHYKFLFVQKKDLDITDAHAIDQLFVTFKPDFVINTAAYTQVDRAEDEHELAFAINSEGAKNLAQACKKYKATLVHISTDYVFDGNSNTPYVEEDQPNPQTVYGKSKLAGENEILDSELKAFYILRTSWLYSEFGQNFYKTMQRLAATRDKLAVVNDQQGCPTNANDLARGILKIIADETRLDTGNTLYGIYNFANGGSTSWYGFARAIFNVKNIDVELSPVSSEAYPTRAKRPAFSMLDNNKFKNAFDFQIPDWEKSLVNL, from the coding sequence ATGCTTAAAGATCAGGAGAAGAAAATAATAGTCACCGGTGGTGGTGGTCAGTTGGCGCAATGTATAGCGAAGCAGGCGTCTGCAGTGACTCATTATAAATTCCTGTTTGTACAGAAAAAGGATCTGGATATTACAGATGCTCATGCTATAGATCAACTATTTGTAACTTTCAAACCAGATTTTGTTATAAATACCGCTGCTTACACTCAGGTGGATAGGGCAGAGGACGAACATGAACTAGCCTTCGCTATAAATTCCGAAGGAGCAAAAAACCTCGCGCAAGCCTGCAAAAAATACAAGGCTACGCTTGTTCATATTTCAACAGACTATGTTTTTGATGGAAATTCAAATACCCCGTATGTTGAGGAGGATCAACCAAACCCACAGACTGTTTATGGAAAGTCTAAACTGGCTGGAGAAAATGAAATCCTCGACAGTGAACTCAAAGCATTTTATATCTTACGCACTTCATGGCTCTACAGCGAATTTGGGCAGAACTTTTATAAAACCATGCAGCGGCTTGCTGCTACGCGCGATAAGCTGGCGGTTGTAAATGATCAACAGGGCTGTCCCACAAATGCAAATGATCTTGCCCGGGGTATCTTAAAAATAATTGCTGATGAAACCAGGCTTGATACAGGCAATACACTTTATGGAATTTACAATTTTGCCAATGGTGGAAGTACTTCATGGTATGGCTTTGCCAGGGCTATTTTCAATGTTAAAAACATAGATGTAGAGCTTAGTCCCGTATCGTCAGAAGCGTACCCTACACGAGCAAAAAGACCAGCTTTTAGTATGCTGGATAATAACAAGTTCAAGAATGCCTTTGATTTTCAAATTCCTGACTGGGAAAAAAGCCTGGTCAATCTGTAG
- the rfbC gene encoding dTDP-4-dehydrorhamnose 3,5-epimerase: MRYFSTEIKDLWICQPDVFEDGRGHFYEAFNRADFHKNTGLDVDFVQQNQSKSAYGTLRGMHLQMGESSQAKLIRVIQGEVLDAVVDMRRDSPTFGKSYTVLLTAENRTQLFVPRYFAHGFLVLKPETVFVYSCDNYYNKSADITLNYKDPVAKIEWPEIEGDHILSEKDTLGLEFNAVIERMYA; encoded by the coding sequence ATGAGATATTTTTCTACAGAAATAAAAGATTTGTGGATTTGCCAGCCTGACGTTTTTGAAGATGGCCGCGGCCATTTCTATGAAGCTTTCAATAGGGCAGACTTTCATAAAAATACTGGATTGGATGTGGATTTTGTTCAGCAGAATCAGTCCAAATCGGCGTATGGAACACTACGCGGCATGCATTTGCAAATGGGTGAGAGCAGTCAGGCAAAACTTATACGTGTCATACAGGGGGAAGTCCTCGATGCTGTGGTAGATATGAGAAGGGATTCTCCTACTTTTGGTAAGTCCTATACGGTTTTGCTAACGGCAGAAAATAGAACACAGCTTTTTGTACCTCGTTATTTTGCCCACGGCTTTCTCGTACTTAAACCTGAGACCGTTTTTGTGTACAGTTGCGATAATTACTATAATAAATCGGCAGATATAACGCTAAACTACAAAGACCCGGTTGCAAAAATTGAATGGCCAGAAATAGAGGGCGACCATATCCTTTCAGAAAAAGACACGTTGGGACTTGAATTTAATGCAGTAATTGAACGAATGTATGCTTAA
- the rfbA gene encoding glucose-1-phosphate thymidylyltransferase RfbA, whose product MKGIILAGGSGTRLYPLTIAVSKQLLPVYDKPMIYYPLSVLMLAGIREILIITTPHDMEGFKTLLGDGSSLGCKFEYAIQDKPNGLAEAFIIGEDFIGKDSVTLILGDNIFYGNGFSHLLKGLYDVKGGSIFAYPVKDPNRYGVVEFDKDNKAVSIEEKPKHPKSNYAIPGLYFFDNRVVQFAKEVQPSERGELEITSLHNRYLELGELQVSVMSRGMTWFDTGTIDSLDEATGFVRAIQHRNQFMIGSIEEVAYLMNYIDRAQLKKVAKRCGKSAYGAYLNKLQ is encoded by the coding sequence ATGAAAGGAATAATTTTGGCCGGTGGTTCAGGAACACGTCTGTATCCACTTACGATTGCGGTAAGCAAGCAATTGCTTCCAGTATATGATAAGCCCATGATTTACTATCCTCTTTCTGTGCTTATGCTGGCGGGTATACGGGAGATTCTTATCATTACGACACCGCACGATATGGAGGGTTTTAAAACGTTACTGGGTGACGGTTCTTCGCTGGGTTGCAAATTTGAATACGCGATTCAGGACAAGCCCAATGGTCTTGCGGAAGCTTTTATAATAGGAGAGGATTTTATAGGAAAGGATTCGGTAACCCTTATCCTTGGGGATAATATTTTCTACGGAAACGGTTTCAGTCACTTATTGAAAGGTCTTTATGATGTGAAAGGAGGAAGCATTTTCGCTTATCCCGTTAAGGATCCCAACCGTTATGGCGTGGTAGAATTTGATAAAGATAATAAGGCCGTTTCCATTGAAGAGAAGCCAAAGCATCCCAAATCAAATTATGCGATACCTGGACTCTATTTCTTTGATAACCGGGTGGTTCAGTTTGCAAAGGAAGTTCAGCCTTCAGAAAGGGGTGAACTGGAAATAACAAGTTTGCATAATAGATACCTTGAACTCGGTGAATTACAGGTTTCCGTAATGAGCAGGGGAATGACCTGGTTTGATACGGGTACCATAGATTCACTGGACGAGGCAACGGGTTTTGTACGGGCCATACAGCACCGTAATCAGTTTATGATAGGGAGTATTGAAGAGGTCGCCTATTTAATGAATTATATAGATCGCGCCCAATTGAAGAAAGTGGCAAAAAGATGCGGAAAATCAGCTTATGGAGCTTATTTAAATAAGTTACAATGA
- the rfbB gene encoding dTDP-glucose 4,6-dehydratase, which translates to MNILITGGAGFIGSHVVRLFLKSYPKDKIYNLDALTYAGNLENLKDIEDAPNYTFLKADITDAEEMMALFEEHDFDKVIHLAAESHVDRSIEDPLQFVKTNIIGTLNLLNAALAIWKKDFSGKLFYHISTDEVYGSLGSEGLFTEETAYDPNSPYSASKAGSDHFVRAYGETYGLPYIISNCSNNYGPNQFPEKLIPLFINNCINEKPLPVYGDGQYTRDWLYVIDHARAIEVIYKNGIQGETYNIGGFNEWTNIDLIHMLCELIDKELGRAPGSSKKLITYVKDRPGHDRRYAIDATKIKNELHWEPSVTFEEGLAKTISWYLNNSEWLQGVTSGNYKEYYKKQYL; encoded by the coding sequence ATGAATATTTTAATTACAGGTGGTGCAGGTTTTATAGGATCTCACGTGGTTCGCCTATTTCTTAAGTCTTATCCCAAGGATAAAATCTATAATCTTGATGCGTTGACATATGCAGGTAATCTGGAGAATCTAAAAGACATTGAAGATGCTCCCAATTATACCTTTTTAAAGGCAGATATCACAGATGCCGAAGAAATGATGGCCCTTTTTGAGGAACATGACTTTGATAAAGTCATTCATCTTGCGGCAGAATCGCATGTTGACCGGTCTATCGAGGATCCTTTGCAATTTGTAAAAACGAATATTATAGGAACCTTAAACTTATTGAACGCTGCCCTGGCTATTTGGAAAAAAGACTTTTCAGGTAAATTGTTCTATCATATCAGTACAGATGAGGTTTACGGAAGCCTGGGCAGTGAAGGTTTATTTACCGAAGAAACGGCTTATGATCCCAACTCGCCATATTCGGCATCTAAAGCAGGTTCAGATCATTTTGTGAGGGCTTATGGGGAAACGTATGGTTTGCCCTATATAATCTCCAACTGTAGCAATAACTATGGTCCCAATCAGTTTCCCGAGAAATTGATCCCCCTGTTCATTAATAATTGTATCAATGAGAAACCCTTGCCTGTTTATGGGGATGGGCAATATACCAGGGATTGGTTATACGTTATAGACCACGCCCGTGCGATTGAGGTGATTTACAAAAATGGAATACAAGGTGAGACCTACAATATAGGTGGTTTTAACGAGTGGACGAATATTGATTTAATTCATATGCTCTGCGAACTTATAGATAAAGAACTGGGACGCGCGCCGGGTAGTAGCAAAAAATTAATTACCTATGTAAAAGATCGTCCCGGTCATGATAGGCGGTATGCCATTGACGCTACAAAAATTAAAAATGAACTTCACTGGGAACCCAGCGTAACTTTTGAGGAAGGCCTTGCAAAAACAATATCGTGGTACTTGAACAACTCTGAGTGGTTACAGGGGGTTACCAGTGGGAATTATAAAGAATATTACAAAAAACAATACCTATGA
- a CDS encoding Dps family protein, with amino-acid sequence MNYLNLDSKKTKETVDELNILLSDYHLYYQKLRNFHWNIVGHNFFDLHEQFEMMYDDAKLKVDEIAERILTLRYQPTSNYSDYLEISNLKESSSDTKDIKMVDILLDDHGAILKQMRKVVETADAGNDEGTIDLIGAYIRELEKTSWMLDAWRMNKTDSHKKL; translated from the coding sequence ATGAATTATTTAAACTTAGATTCGAAAAAAACAAAAGAAACTGTTGATGAGCTTAACATCCTGCTTTCTGATTATCATTTATATTATCAAAAACTCCGTAATTTTCACTGGAACATTGTAGGCCATAACTTTTTTGATCTTCATGAACAGTTTGAGATGATGTATGACGATGCAAAACTCAAAGTGGACGAAATTGCTGAACGTATCCTAACCCTACGCTATCAGCCCACAAGTAACTATTCTGATTATTTGGAAATTTCCAATTTGAAGGAATCTTCCAGTGATACTAAGGATATTAAAATGGTAGATATCTTACTTGATGATCATGGCGCTATACTTAAGCAAATGCGTAAAGTTGTGGAAACAGCAGATGCTGGTAATGATGAAGGTACTATTGATTTAATAGGTGCATACATTCGCGAACTGGAAAAAACAAGCTGGATGTTAGATGCCTGGAGAATGAACAAAACAGATTCTCATAAAAAATTGTAA
- a CDS encoding mechanosensitive ion channel family protein produces the protein MIQDTSESSAGTVWGFDLDKLINKLQGWGEAIILKLPNFILAVLVFILFYILAKYVSKFVRQILMRHVGQQSVKVMAGKTSFAVTALVGFFIALGIMDLDKVLTSVLAGAGVVGLAIGLALQGTLSNTFSGVLLSFLPQLQLGDWIESNGYAGSVEDINLRSVILKESDNNYVVIPNSKIVDSPFKNYTRTKRSRVFINCGVGYECDLEEVRELTLKTLNNLFKQENGEEVEFFYQEFGDSSINFVTRFWVNVAKKRDVLTAQNMAIIAIKKEFDAHDINIPFPIRTLDFGKNKFRSETLTIANDQGNTSSSNAGESNPE, from the coding sequence ATGATTCAAGATACTTCTGAAAGTTCAGCTGGCACCGTATGGGGATTCGATCTCGATAAGCTGATAAATAAATTACAGGGATGGGGTGAAGCAATAATCTTAAAACTGCCAAATTTCATATTGGCAGTTTTAGTCTTTATACTCTTTTATATACTGGCAAAATATGTATCAAAATTTGTAAGACAGATTTTGATGCGCCACGTTGGCCAGCAAAGTGTAAAAGTTATGGCTGGCAAAACATCCTTTGCCGTTACTGCCCTTGTTGGCTTTTTTATAGCACTAGGTATTATGGACCTTGATAAGGTTCTTACCTCTGTTCTTGCAGGTGCGGGAGTTGTAGGACTTGCCATTGGTCTGGCGCTGCAAGGTACACTAAGCAACACTTTTTCTGGTGTTCTGCTTTCCTTTTTACCGCAACTACAACTGGGCGACTGGATCGAAAGTAATGGTTATGCTGGTTCTGTTGAGGATATTAATTTACGTAGTGTGATCCTTAAGGAATCTGACAATAATTATGTTGTGATTCCCAATTCAAAAATCGTGGACTCTCCTTTTAAAAACTATACCCGTACAAAACGATCAAGGGTTTTTATAAATTGTGGTGTAGGTTATGAATGTGATCTGGAAGAAGTACGGGAGCTGACATTGAAAACGCTAAACAATCTTTTTAAGCAGGAAAACGGTGAAGAGGTTGAATTCTTTTATCAGGAATTTGGTGATAGTTCTATAAATTTTGTTACTCGCTTTTGGGTAAATGTTGCTAAAAAACGTGATGTTTTAACAGCCCAAAATATGGCTATTATTGCCATTAAAAAGGAATTTGACGCGCACGATATCAATATACCCTTTCCAATACGTACGCTTGATTTTGGCAAAAATAAATTCAGGTCTGAAACGCTTACCATTGCTAATGATCAGGGAAATACTAGTAGCAGCAATGCTGGCGAAAGCAATCCAGAATAA
- a CDS encoding EamA family transporter → MSANIKGFLYIAIGAASYGMLATFVKYANNNGFGTGGLVFSQYLFGALVLSVISFFISKKSKEVNREQVQTKNPKLKLLLFGTSLGFTSSFYYLSIQYVPVSVGIILLMQTIWMGVILEFFIARHMLNTTKVIGALIAIIGTLFAAKVFESSISIDLKGIGFGLLAAMSYTATMYASNRVALQLPIITRSKYLVIGGLLVIVLFWNFQILESMSWMIFLKWGSFLGIFGTILPPILFNKGFPEMGTGLGSIIASLEIPVSVFSAYLILGENISALQWLGITIILFSVVLINLKSIKTE, encoded by the coding sequence ATGAGTGCAAATATCAAAGGCTTTCTATATATAGCCATTGGGGCAGCCAGTTACGGTATGTTGGCCACCTTCGTAAAATATGCCAATAACAACGGCTTCGGGACTGGCGGACTCGTATTTTCCCAATATCTTTTTGGTGCACTGGTACTTAGTGTTATCAGCTTTTTTATATCAAAAAAATCCAAGGAAGTCAATAGGGAACAGGTACAGACTAAAAACCCAAAGCTCAAGCTATTGCTATTTGGTACTTCACTGGGATTCACCAGTAGTTTTTATTATCTCTCCATTCAATACGTGCCCGTTTCGGTAGGTATTATTTTATTGATGCAAACCATCTGGATGGGCGTGATTCTTGAATTTTTTATCGCTCGCCATATGCTCAATACAACCAAGGTCATTGGTGCTTTAATTGCCATTATAGGTACATTGTTTGCAGCAAAAGTATTTGAAAGTTCTATTTCCATTGACTTAAAGGGAATTGGTTTTGGACTGCTTGCCGCCATGAGTTATACGGCAACCATGTATGCTTCTAACCGGGTGGCGCTTCAATTGCCCATAATTACACGTAGCAAATACCTCGTCATCGGCGGACTCCTGGTAATAGTATTGTTCTGGAATTTTCAGATTTTAGAAAGTATGAGTTGGATGATTTTCCTGAAATGGGGAAGTTTTTTAGGGATTTTCGGAACCATTTTACCGCCTATTTTATTCAATAAAGGTTTCCCTGAAATGGGAACGGGACTGGGGAGTATAATCGCATCGCTTGAAATTCCTGTCTCTGTTTTCAGTGCTTATTTAATTCTTGGTGAAAATATAAGCGCCCTGCAATGGCTGGGAATTACGATCATATTATTTTCTGTAGTATTGATTAATCTGAAAAGTATAAAAACAGAATAA